A stretch of the Thermocladium sp. ECH_B genome encodes the following:
- a CDS encoding aldo/keto reductase, whose protein sequence is MEFKELDKTGIKIPVIGLGTWGIGGGFWIPDCSNMDSMVKLLREAINMGYTMIDTAEMYGGGCSERIIGEAIKGFPRNDLFIISKVWPTHARHDDVLKSAKASMERLGTYIDLYMIHWPARDVQIRETMQAMEELVDEGVIRHIGVSNFDVVELEEARRSLTKYGIVADEVRYNLLDRDAERDLLPYAEREGITIIAYSPLGTGAILRPGSKEYKLLEEVGSKYGKTPAQVLLNWVIRKPNIVAIPKAARLEHMRENMGAIGWKLDDDDVKKLDSLYTIEGQSRP, encoded by the coding sequence ATGGAATTCAAGGAACTCGATAAAACCGGTATAAAGATACCTGTAATAGGCTTGGGTACGTGGGGCATAGGAGGAGGTTTCTGGATACCTGACTGCTCTAATATGGATTCCATGGTGAAGCTACTGAGGGAAGCAATAAACATGGGTTACACAATGATAGATACGGCTGAAATGTATGGAGGCGGGTGCTCCGAGAGAATAATTGGGGAGGCAATAAAGGGATTTCCACGAAATGACCTCTTCATAATAAGCAAGGTATGGCCAACCCATGCAAGGCATGATGATGTATTGAAATCAGCTAAAGCAAGCATGGAGAGGCTGGGAACATATATTGATCTGTATATGATTCACTGGCCCGCGAGGGATGTACAGATTAGGGAAACAATGCAAGCCATGGAGGAACTAGTGGATGAAGGCGTTATTCGGCACATTGGTGTAAGTAACTTCGATGTGGTTGAGCTAGAGGAGGCGCGGCGATCCTTAACCAAGTACGGGATAGTGGCCGACGAGGTAAGGTATAACTTACTGGATAGGGATGCAGAGAGGGATTTACTGCCCTACGCGGAGAGGGAGGGAATAACGATCATAGCGTACAGCCCTCTAGGAACTGGGGCAATACTAAGACCCGGAAGCAAGGAATATAAGCTATTAGAGGAAGTGGGAAGCAAGTATGGGAAAACACCTGCACAGGTTCTACTTAATTGGGTAATACGTAAACCCAATATAGTGGCCATACCTAAGGCAGCAAGGCTGGAGCACATGAGGGAAAACATGGGGGCAATCGGATGGAAACTCGATGATGACGACGTAAAGAAACTGGACTCCCTCTACACTATTGAGGGACAATCTAGGCCCTGA